A region from the Perca fluviatilis chromosome 16, GENO_Pfluv_1.0, whole genome shotgun sequence genome encodes:
- the tmem88a gene encoding transmembrane protein 88a has protein sequence MSLSRTGTLEKTEQALSDPGSPSRVGSGVVVPPPYSLGGSEAAEPPLELRDSLDCWACSVLVTAQNLIIALINGGLASIIFGTILTPALVMIIFGFLCHSAVQPHGTSLYCSDVLDDGGCVALLVVGFLLLTPLLVLALAAYCRLARHLQLGMCFIPYSRAVYKNLPPSRHRRADAGGCCGQQGASEREGKGSVWV, from the exons ATGAGTCTGTCACGGACCGGGACACTGGAGAAGACGGAGCAGGCCCTCTCTGACCCAGGCTCCCCCTCCAGAGTGGGGTCAGGGGTCGTGGTGCCGCCTCCATACTCTCTGGGCGGGAGCGAAGCCGCTGAACCCCCCCTGGAGTTAAGAGACTCTCTGGACTGCTGGGCATGCTCTGTGCTGGTCACTGCACAGAATCTGATCATAGCACTGATCAATGGCGGGCTGGCCAGCATCATATTTGGCACCATCCTCACCCCTGCTCTTGTCATGATCATATTCGGCTTCCTCTGCCACTCCGCG GTGCAGCCCCATGGAACATCTCTGTATTGCTCAGACGTGCTGGATGACGGCGGCTGCGTGGCTCTTCTGGTTGTGGGCTTTCTGTTGCTCACCCCTCTGCTGGTCCTCGCACTCGCCGCCTACTGTCGCCTGGCCCGACACCTCCAGCTGGGAATGTGTTTCATTCCCTACAGCCGCGccgtctacaagaacctgcccCCCTCACGCCACCGGAGGGCTGATGCTGGAGGCTGCTGTGGCCAACAGGGGGCttcagagagggaggggaagggtAGCGTGTGGGTgtaa